In one window of Lynx canadensis isolate LIC74 chromosome B3, mLynCan4.pri.v2, whole genome shotgun sequence DNA:
- the LOC115517185 gene encoding olfactory receptor 4N4, which translates to MELENGTMVKEFILLGLTQSQNIQLLVFVLILIFYLIILPGNFLIIFTIRSDPGLTAPLYFFLGNLAFLDASYSFIVAPRMLVDFLSEKKVISYRGCITQLFFLHFLGGGEGLLLVVMAFDRYIAICRPLHYSTVMNPRACYALLLALWLGGFVHSIIQVALILHLPFCGPNQLDNFFCDVPQVIKLACTDTLVVELLMVFNSGLLTLLCFLGLLSSYAVILCHVHGSASEGKSKALSTCTTHIIIILLMFGPAIFIYTRPFRALPVDKVVSFFHTVIFPLMNPVIYTLRNQEVKSSMRRLLSRHVVC; encoded by the coding sequence ATGGAGCTAGAAAACGGCACGATGGTGAAAGAATTCATCCTTCTTGGTCTGACCCAGTCCCAGAATATTCAGCTCCTGGTCTTTGTGCTGATCTTAATTTTCTATCTCATCATCCTTCCTGGAAATTTCCTCATCATTTTCACCATAAGATCAGACCCTGGTCTCACAGCCCCCCTCTACTTCTTTCTGGGCAACTTGGCTTTCCTGGATGCATCCTACTCCTTCATTGTGGCTCCCAGGATGCTGGTGGACTTCCTCTCTGAGAAGAAGGTAATCTCCTACAGGGGTTGCATCACTCAGCTCTTTTTCTTGCACTTccttggaggaggggaagggttACTCCTTGTTGTGATGGCCTTTGACCGCTATATCGCCATCTGTCGGCCTTTGCACTATTCCACAGTCATGAACCCTAGAGCCTGCTATGCCTTGCTGTTGGCCCTGTGGCTTGGAGGCTTTGTCCACTCCATTATCCAGGTGGCCCTCATCCTCCACTTGCCCTTCTGTGGCCCAAACCAACTGGATAACTTCTTCTGTGATGTGCCACAGGTCATCAAGCTGGCCTGCACAGACACCCTCGTGGTGGAGCTTCTAATGGTCTTCAACAGTGGCCTGCTCACCCTCCTGTGCTTCCTGGGGCTTTTGTCTTCCTATGCAGTCATCCTTTGCCATGTACATGGGTCTGCTTCTGAAGGGAAGAGCAAAGCACTGTCCACATGCACCACTCATATCATTATTATACTTCTCATGTTTGGACCTGCCATCTTCATCTATACTCGCCCCTTCAGGGCCTTACCAGTGGACAAGGTAGTTTCCTTCTTCCACACAGTGATCTTTCCATTGATGAATCCTGTGATTTATACCCTTCGCAACCAGGAAGTGAAATCCTCCATGAGGAGGTTACTGAGTCGGCATGTTGTCTGCTGA